A window from Phycobacter azelaicus encodes these proteins:
- a CDS encoding ATP-binding protein translates to MSNVNVRRAVENIRSGTNVYTPLVETIVNAIQAIEATSPEAGRVDILVKRSNQQELEGGQPPVESFTVIDNGIGFNDENRDSFDTLYSDHKIAQGGKGFGRFTCLKYFDDLLIESVFEHEEGRKKRAFKMGKQTDIIVNESIEDCPDGDIGSRVTMHKVKRAFPDKKIKTIARTLVERLLPYFIDADYRCPEIGIAEEDGTGRIILNNFVSNQLAAMIKEIPLQEGDIVLGSGDKEQKFQVRVFKLYSPRNQKSKISLVADRREVTDTAIHSFVPEFVDEFFEEGSSEGEERDRNYIVKAYVFGPYLDANVSLERGGFDFPKGDDLLHPISQAEIEQAAAQIARDALGDTITARQEKKRTQVRSYVEDSAPWHRTIAEDIDLSSMPYNPTPEQIETVFQKEKFSQEVSIRQQVNKMLSETDAEGLKDGLPKILDQISKTSRNDLIHYIALRKHVLTLFGKSFELTDDQKYPSEGTVHDIIFPRKGDTAATAYEDHNLWIIDERLNFTNFVSSDKPLDGGATERPDLLVFDKPVLFRGDNEASNPITVFEFKKPGRDDFVNPSSKEDPVQQIIRYVNNVKKGKFKTPKGRQIQVADNTPFYGYVMCEITEKVKEWLKMEKDFTPMPDGGGWFKWFGNNNLYMEVLSWDKVLRDAEMRNSVFFHKLGID, encoded by the coding sequence ATGAGCAACGTCAATGTCAGACGCGCCGTCGAGAATATCCGTTCTGGGACAAATGTTTACACCCCGCTTGTCGAAACCATCGTGAACGCTATCCAGGCGATCGAGGCCACATCGCCTGAAGCGGGCCGCGTTGATATTCTGGTGAAGCGGTCGAACCAGCAGGAACTTGAGGGCGGTCAGCCGCCCGTCGAAAGCTTCACTGTCATCGACAACGGCATCGGCTTTAACGACGAGAACAGGGATTCATTTGATACCCTTTACTCGGATCACAAGATCGCACAGGGCGGGAAGGGTTTCGGACGCTTCACCTGTCTGAAATACTTCGACGATTTACTCATCGAGAGCGTTTTCGAGCACGAAGAGGGACGGAAAAAGCGCGCCTTTAAGATGGGCAAGCAAACCGACATCATCGTCAACGAAAGTATTGAAGACTGTCCTGACGGCGACATCGGTTCCCGTGTCACCATGCACAAGGTCAAGCGCGCGTTTCCCGACAAGAAAATCAAGACGATTGCTCGGACACTGGTGGAGCGGCTTCTGCCGTACTTCATCGACGCCGACTATCGGTGTCCCGAGATCGGGATCGCCGAGGAAGACGGAACGGGGCGGATCATTCTCAACAATTTTGTCAGCAATCAGCTTGCTGCGATGATCAAGGAGATTCCGCTCCAAGAGGGGGATATCGTCCTCGGTTCAGGGGACAAGGAGCAGAAATTTCAGGTTCGCGTGTTCAAGCTCTACTCGCCGCGAAACCAGAAGAGCAAGATCAGCTTGGTTGCCGACCGCCGAGAGGTCACGGACACTGCGATCCATAGCTTTGTGCCAGAATTTGTGGATGAATTTTTTGAAGAAGGATCATCTGAGGGCGAAGAAAGAGATCGCAACTACATCGTTAAGGCCTATGTCTTCGGCCCGTATCTCGATGCCAACGTGTCACTTGAGCGGGGCGGTTTCGACTTTCCCAAGGGCGACGACCTGCTTCATCCCATCTCACAGGCTGAGATCGAGCAGGCAGCCGCGCAAATCGCGCGCGATGCGCTTGGTGATACGATCACCGCACGTCAGGAAAAGAAACGCACTCAGGTTCGCAGCTATGTAGAGGATTCAGCGCCCTGGCACCGGACGATCGCAGAGGATATCGACCTGTCGTCGATGCCCTATAACCCGACCCCAGAGCAAATTGAGACGGTCTTTCAGAAAGAAAAATTCTCCCAGGAAGTATCCATCCGCCAGCAAGTCAACAAGATGCTCAGCGAAACGGACGCGGAGGGGCTTAAAGATGGCCTACCGAAAATCTTGGATCAGATATCGAAAACCAGTCGCAATGACCTAATCCACTATATTGCGCTGCGAAAGCATGTGCTGACGCTCTTCGGGAAAAGCTTCGAGCTTACCGACGACCAAAAATACCCGTCCGAGGGAACCGTCCACGACATCATATTCCCTCGAAAGGGCGATACGGCCGCGACAGCATACGAGGATCACAATCTTTGGATTATCGACGAACGGCTCAACTTCACGAATTTCGTAAGCTCAGACAAGCCGTTGGATGGCGGCGCGACTGAGCGCCCGGACTTGTTGGTGTTTGACAAGCCAGTGCTGTTCAGGGGGGATAACGAGGCGAGCAATCCGATCACCGTCTTCGAGTTCAAGAAGCCGGGGCGCGATGACTTTGTGAACCCGTCATCGAAGGAAGACCCAGTGCAGCAGATCATCCGGTATGTGAACAACGTCAAGAAGGGCAAATTCAAGACCCCCAAAGGACGCCAAATCCAAGTTGCTGATAACACGCCGTTCTATGGCTACGTCATGTGTGAAATCACCGAAAAGGTCAAAGAGTGGCTGAAGATGGAGAAGGACTTCACGCCCATGCCTGACGGCGGGGGATGGTTTAAGTGGTTTGGGAATAACAACCTCTACATGGAGGTTTTGAGCTGGGACAAGGTGCTGCGAGACGCTGAGATGCGCAACAGTGTCTTCTTCCACAAGCTTGGCATCGACTGA
- a CDS encoding type IV secretion system protein, translating to MSVVTYFVETAEGYLNTAAETQFGAVAATVGTMLVLGTTLVVILVFINTIYQYRAMDGRTAFWLAVKVGLIGAFATNWVQFNILAAAILNGIDSIAGSLVASVGGGSPGPSGTFAEEFDDLIAALGDYLNAAGSELNWMAGALLDTLGVLLLSILGGLAAFIVVASRLMIALLIGIAPIMIFLTLFEVTKDYFARWLSALISFAMYPIVVAGVFATITGVSRALLAELGDPEGASNIGALIPFFMMVLMAKGFIIATPFLVRAISGNIMMPALSAGFGGSYAFARGLAGSQQVYNRYAIGGATGAEYAALRARQFFGVQALPSRPNTAGGPTAATSSDGTGTGARMLAQLSRLGRLGRR from the coding sequence ATGAGTGTCGTCACCTACTTCGTCGAAACGGCTGAAGGCTATCTCAATACCGCTGCAGAGACACAATTCGGGGCGGTCGCCGCAACTGTGGGAACGATGCTCGTACTCGGCACCACGCTCGTGGTCATTCTGGTTTTCATCAACACGATCTACCAGTATCGCGCCATGGACGGGCGCACGGCCTTCTGGCTCGCCGTGAAAGTCGGGCTGATAGGCGCATTTGCAACCAACTGGGTGCAGTTCAACATCCTTGCTGCGGCGATCCTAAATGGGATCGACAGCATTGCCGGATCGCTCGTGGCCTCAGTCGGCGGCGGATCACCGGGCCCATCCGGTACCTTCGCAGAGGAGTTCGATGACCTGATCGCGGCGCTCGGGGACTATTTGAATGCTGCGGGGTCTGAACTGAACTGGATGGCCGGTGCCCTGTTGGACACCCTGGGGGTTTTGCTGCTCTCGATCCTCGGTGGCTTGGCGGCGTTCATCGTCGTTGCGTCAAGGCTCATGATCGCTCTGCTGATCGGGATTGCACCGATCATGATCTTCCTGACCCTTTTTGAAGTGACCAAGGATTATTTCGCGCGCTGGCTATCGGCGCTGATTTCCTTTGCGATGTACCCTATCGTCGTGGCCGGCGTGTTCGCGACCATCACGGGTGTCTCGCGTGCGCTTCTTGCTGAGCTAGGCGACCCGGAAGGCGCCTCCAACATCGGCGCGCTCATCCCCTTCTTCATGATGGTGCTCATGGCAAAGGGCTTCATCATAGCAACGCCATTCCTGGTTCGGGCGATTTCCGGAAACATCATGATGCCAGCGCTCTCTGCTGGCTTCGGTGGCAGCTATGCCTTTGCTCGAGGGCTTGCAGGAAGCCAGCAAGTCTACAACCGGTACGCCATCGGAGGTGCGACAGGCGCAGAATATGCAGCTCTGCGCGCGCGCCAATTCTTTGGTGTGCAAGCGTTGCCAAGCCGACCCAATACTGCTGGTGGTCCAACCGCAGCTACGTCCAGCGACGGGACCGGCACAGGAGCCCGAATGCTGGCGCAGCTTTCAAGGTTGGGTCGTCTCGGCAGGCGGTGA
- a CDS encoding ATPase, T2SS/T4P/T4SS family gives MSLSYLQTSLDRIDAAARDDVIEICINPDGTCWGEFHGDHFMRVLDQKLTATEVKDLGNQVASSANTTLSKDRPIVSVSITYKGRPIRAQVITPPAVLSAMSISLRFFSSLPLEGIALDFLFGKERKLEELRLEKTRELREVVASGVIDDALAFCVDNKLNMIVSGGTSTGKTVAARKILAHVPAEERIVTIEEAAELLPTQPNAVTLIANRDAEFQTADVLLTATLRMRPDRIILGEVRGKEAMTFLEAINTGHGGSMTTLHAETPQLAVQRLAIAALKTEIPMTYADMIQYIENSIDVIIQAGRHDGRRGITEFYLPGATEIGASQ, from the coding sequence ATGTCGCTGAGCTATCTCCAGACCTCACTCGACCGGATCGATGCCGCCGCCCGCGACGATGTCATCGAGATCTGCATCAACCCTGACGGGACCTGCTGGGGAGAATTCCACGGCGATCATTTCATGCGGGTGCTGGACCAGAAGCTGACCGCCACGGAGGTCAAAGACCTCGGCAACCAGGTCGCCTCCTCCGCCAACACAACGTTGAGCAAGGACCGCCCGATCGTCTCGGTCTCGATCACCTACAAGGGCCGCCCGATCCGGGCTCAGGTCATCACCCCTCCCGCCGTGCTCTCGGCCATGTCGATCAGTCTTCGGTTTTTTTCTAGCCTGCCGCTTGAAGGCATTGCGCTAGATTTCCTCTTTGGCAAGGAGCGTAAGCTCGAAGAGCTCCGCCTCGAGAAAACCCGCGAACTGCGAGAGGTCGTGGCGTCCGGCGTGATCGACGATGCGCTGGCCTTCTGCGTCGACAACAAGCTCAACATGATCGTCTCTGGCGGCACCTCCACCGGCAAGACCGTCGCCGCGCGGAAGATCCTCGCCCACGTGCCTGCCGAGGAACGCATCGTCACCATCGAGGAAGCCGCCGAGCTTCTGCCGACCCAGCCGAATGCCGTGACCCTGATTGCCAACCGCGACGCGGAGTTCCAGACCGCCGATGTCTTGCTCACTGCCACGCTGCGCATGCGCCCCGACCGGATCATCCTGGGCGAGGTGCGCGGCAAGGAGGCCATGACCTTCCTCGAGGCGATTAACACGGGCCATGGCGGGTCCATGACCACGCTTCACGCCGAAACACCGCAGCTCGCCGTGCAGCGTCTGGCCATCGCAGCGCTTAAGACCGAGATCCCGATGACCTATGCCGACATGATCCAATACATAGAGAATTCCATCGACGTGATCATCCAGGCCGGTCGCCACGATGGCAGGCGCGGCATCACCGAATTCTACCTACCCGGCGCAACCGAGATCGGAGCTTCCCAATGA
- the nthA gene encoding nitrile hydratase subunit alpha, translating to MSDHDHKHSHHSHLTETEGRVRALESVLSEKGYIDPAAVDEIVQTYQTKIGPQNGAHVIAKAWTEPDFMDWLKSDSTAAIHSLGYTSRQGEHIEAVFNSEEVHHVVVCTLCSCYPWSVLGLPPTWYKSPPYRSRVVKEPRKVLEEFGTIIPANRKIEVHDSTSEMRYLVVPQRPDGTEGWDAQKLATLVTRNSMIGTEFALNAGSLS from the coding sequence ATGTCAGATCATGATCACAAGCACAGCCATCATTCACACCTGACTGAAACCGAGGGACGGGTGCGCGCCTTGGAGAGCGTTCTCAGTGAAAAAGGCTACATAGACCCTGCAGCGGTTGATGAAATCGTACAGACTTACCAAACGAAAATCGGACCTCAAAACGGGGCTCATGTGATTGCCAAAGCTTGGACTGAGCCTGATTTCATGGATTGGTTGAAGTCAGATTCCACGGCAGCAATCCACTCTCTTGGTTATACATCACGCCAAGGAGAACATATCGAGGCGGTCTTCAATTCCGAAGAGGTGCACCATGTTGTCGTTTGCACCCTGTGCTCCTGTTATCCATGGTCAGTACTTGGTCTGCCGCCGACATGGTACAAGTCACCTCCTTACCGCTCCCGTGTAGTCAAAGAGCCGCGAAAGGTCCTTGAGGAATTTGGAACCATAATACCTGCAAACCGGAAAATTGAAGTCCATGATTCCACCTCTGAGATGCGGTATCTCGTGGTTCCGCAACGTCCTGACGGCACTGAGGGGTGGGACGCGCAAAAGCTGGCAACGCTCGTCACAAGAAATTCGATGATCGGAACAGAGTTTGCGCTTAACGCTGGATCCCTTTCATGA
- the nthB gene encoding nitrile hydratase subunit beta, whose product MSSAADLGGVRGFGAIGQEENEPVFHADWEARAMGIVIALGACGLWNLDMSRSARETLPKPFYLTANYYQIWLEAAIKLMKERGMVSDAEIDAAKAMEPPIAVKRMLAAGDVQAVLFAGEPADRKPEGRPQFEIGQSVRTISDLPQTHTRLPSYARNKQGIITKIHGFHVLPDMNSQGLGEHPHWLYQVTFSSHALWGAQGNEIDTITLDLWEPYMSISDD is encoded by the coding sequence ATGAGCAGCGCTGCCGATCTGGGCGGCGTCAGGGGCTTTGGAGCCATTGGCCAGGAAGAAAACGAACCCGTGTTCCATGCCGATTGGGAAGCACGCGCCATGGGGATCGTGATTGCTTTGGGAGCCTGCGGACTGTGGAACCTGGATATGTCGCGCAGCGCACGCGAGACCTTGCCAAAACCCTTTTATCTCACCGCAAACTATTATCAGATTTGGCTTGAGGCCGCGATCAAGTTGATGAAAGAACGCGGGATGGTCAGCGATGCTGAGATTGACGCGGCCAAAGCCATGGAACCACCCATAGCCGTTAAGCGCATGCTTGCCGCAGGCGATGTTCAAGCGGTTCTATTCGCCGGTGAGCCTGCGGATCGAAAACCTGAGGGGCGTCCTCAATTTGAAATCGGTCAATCTGTCAGGACCATCAGCGATCTTCCGCAAACCCATACGCGCCTGCCGAGCTATGCCCGCAATAAGCAAGGCATCATCACAAAGATACATGGGTTTCACGTTCTGCCAGACATGAACAGTCAAGGTTTGGGAGAGCACCCCCATTGGCTATACCAAGTGACGTTCTCATCACACGCCCTATGGGGCGCTCAAGGCAATGAGATCGATACAATCACGCTCGACTTGTGGGAGCCTTATATGAGTATTTCCGATGACTGA
- a CDS encoding nitrile hydratase accessory protein, with protein sequence MTDLDLKRLPDIALKEDEPVFNEPWEAQAFAMAVNLHQNGLFGWNEWADTLSAEIHSGLERSYYEHWLVALEKIVVAKKLTTGQKLIECEAAWHRAAKATPHGEAIVLSAGDTV encoded by the coding sequence ATGACTGATCTTGATCTGAAACGCCTCCCAGATATCGCGCTAAAAGAAGATGAGCCCGTCTTCAACGAGCCTTGGGAGGCGCAAGCTTTTGCAATGGCTGTCAATCTGCACCAAAATGGACTCTTTGGTTGGAACGAGTGGGCCGACACGCTGTCCGCCGAGATCCATTCAGGTCTGGAACGCTCGTATTATGAACACTGGCTTGTCGCTCTGGAGAAAATTGTGGTGGCCAAAAAACTCACCACCGGCCAAAAACTAATTGAATGTGAAGCCGCCTGGCACCGAGCCGCCAAAGCCACGCCACATGGAGAGGCAATCGTCCTCTCAGCTGGCGACACTGTGTGA
- a CDS encoding amidase, with protein sequence MAPQSRGHELNAWCDYPPVSVDYAGSGPLSGTTLAVKDVFPVEGYPNGWGQPSRLAEAPIDRETHIEVQRLLNAGAVCVGKSQCEELCYSLMGSNKHYGQPVNSRAPDRLTGGSSSGSASLVAAGAVDMATATDTAGSIRAPASFCGLIGLRPTHGVLSLDKAMPLAPSFDCFGWYAKDAQTYSMVADVLLGPPVPAKLTRLLTFDPFNTLLSGPQERRVFEVGAQKVTQHFQVTKTLTSLGFSFEEASRIFITHQSYEAWQSLGPWVSRVNPDLDDAIKERFRFGSTITHDDFLDVATQRSAIEEALETILGEDGVLLLPTVPSCAPLKTSNASELQAFRLQMIQLLCLSGLARLPQITLPLMSVDNAPFGISLLGPKGSDRELVSLGEQIMTSHSVAS encoded by the coding sequence ATCGCCCCTCAATCCCGAGGCCATGAGCTGAACGCGTGGTGTGACTACCCTCCGGTCAGCGTCGATTATGCTGGAAGCGGTCCGCTCTCTGGAACCACTTTGGCTGTGAAAGACGTGTTTCCTGTAGAGGGTTATCCAAATGGGTGGGGTCAGCCAAGCCGACTGGCGGAAGCGCCAATTGATCGCGAAACGCATATTGAGGTGCAACGACTGCTAAATGCGGGCGCTGTATGCGTCGGGAAGAGTCAGTGCGAGGAACTGTGCTATTCGCTGATGGGGTCAAACAAACATTATGGGCAACCGGTCAACAGCCGCGCCCCCGACAGATTGACGGGCGGATCATCTTCTGGGTCTGCCTCCCTTGTGGCAGCCGGCGCGGTTGACATGGCAACGGCCACGGACACGGCCGGCTCCATCCGGGCCCCGGCATCCTTTTGTGGATTGATTGGGCTCAGACCCACCCATGGTGTTCTGTCCCTCGATAAAGCCATGCCGCTTGCCCCAAGCTTTGATTGTTTTGGTTGGTATGCAAAAGATGCGCAAACCTATTCCATGGTCGCTGATGTGCTACTGGGTCCGCCAGTGCCCGCCAAACTGACCCGTCTGTTGACCTTTGACCCTTTCAACACGCTTCTGTCCGGACCTCAGGAGCGACGCGTATTTGAGGTCGGGGCACAGAAGGTGACACAGCATTTCCAGGTGACAAAGACCCTCACATCGCTTGGGTTCTCGTTTGAAGAGGCCTCACGTATTTTCATCACGCATCAGTCTTATGAGGCTTGGCAAAGTTTGGGCCCCTGGGTCAGTCGCGTGAATCCTGATCTTGATGATGCGATCAAGGAGCGGTTTCGATTTGGGTCAACCATCACGCATGACGATTTTTTGGATGTCGCAACGCAAAGATCAGCAATTGAAGAGGCGCTTGAGACCATACTTGGCGAAGATGGCGTTTTGTTGCTGCCGACTGTGCCCAGCTGCGCGCCTTTGAAGACCAGCAATGCATCGGAACTTCAAGCTTTTCGCTTGCAGATGATACAATTGCTCTGTCTTTCAGGTCTTGCCAGACTGCCTCAAATCACATTGCCCTTAATGAGCGTTGATAACGCGCCCTTCGGCATCAGCCTGCTTGGCCCGAAAGGATCAGATCGAGAATTGGTTTCGCTCGGTGAGCAAATTATGACGTCACACAGTGTCGCCAGCTGA
- a CDS encoding IclR family transcriptional regulator codes for MKSPKKSPAPALSRGLHLLEFIAKSTKPQNLTTISNHMGIAMSSAHSICTTLLQEGYLEKQSDGSFHLTLKVLDLASSKIKSYEIVEHFNKACEENELIRTNGATLTVLEGPDVFFIATRNSPRPFGIKFRPGTRLPACCMASGRALLANLTDDEVCELYPAEEIPQVTKAHPKFRSELLKILQQVRQNGYSQEIKGTAPNMISYGALVAKPSGEAVAGVSISLHEDNVTDAVSLEAIEAIKNLAARLSSFADLVT; via the coding sequence ATGAAAAGTCCCAAAAAGAGCCCCGCACCGGCACTCAGCAGAGGATTGCACCTGCTGGAATTCATCGCCAAAAGCACAAAACCCCAGAATCTGACAACAATATCAAATCATATGGGTATCGCTATGAGCTCGGCCCATTCAATTTGCACCACGCTCTTGCAGGAAGGCTACCTCGAAAAGCAGAGCGACGGCTCGTTTCATTTGACACTGAAGGTTCTCGATCTCGCCAGTTCGAAAATCAAAAGCTATGAGATCGTTGAACATTTCAACAAAGCCTGTGAAGAAAACGAGCTCATTCGCACAAACGGGGCAACGCTCACAGTCCTGGAAGGCCCTGATGTTTTCTTCATCGCCACGCGAAACAGCCCTCGACCCTTCGGAATTAAGTTCCGGCCTGGTACGCGCTTGCCTGCTTGTTGCATGGCCTCCGGTCGTGCGCTTTTGGCCAATCTTACGGACGACGAAGTCTGTGAGCTTTACCCAGCTGAAGAGATTCCGCAAGTAACCAAGGCCCATCCCAAATTTCGCAGTGAACTATTAAAAATTCTGCAGCAGGTTCGCCAAAACGGCTATTCGCAAGAGATCAAAGGCACCGCGCCAAACATGATTTCTTATGGGGCGCTCGTTGCTAAACCCTCCGGTGAAGCCGTCGCAGGCGTTTCCATCTCATTGCATGAAGACAATGTGACCGACGCGGTATCCCTCGAGGCAATTGAAGCCATCAAAAATCTGGCGGCTCGCCTGTCCAGCTTCGCAGATTTGGTCACATAA
- a CDS encoding pyridoxamine 5'-phosphate oxidase family protein yields MSEAWNRPFFHEGMRHFQDMHDGRRTAEAIEKHRKHYAFWDDEIEMISQAPFFFIASTWDDYVDCNIKSGDPGFVKVVDDNTLEYPEYDGNSMYRTLGNIRKNPNIALLFAKFDGKSRRIRINGVASIHDDEASLSRHYGAKFVVRIGCEIYPNCPRYLPNLAEGLPSPHVPREGQGVPPPPEWKTRDYIRHGLPKTDPHRVDANE; encoded by the coding sequence ATGAGTGAGGCATGGAACCGTCCATTTTTCCATGAAGGCATGCGTCACTTCCAGGACATGCATGACGGACGACGAACGGCAGAAGCGATCGAAAAACATCGCAAGCACTATGCCTTCTGGGATGACGAGATTGAGATGATCTCTCAAGCGCCGTTCTTTTTCATCGCCTCGACTTGGGACGACTACGTCGATTGCAACATCAAATCCGGCGATCCCGGTTTTGTAAAAGTCGTCGACGACAACACCCTCGAATATCCCGAATATGACGGGAACTCGATGTACCGGACCCTCGGCAACATTCGTAAAAATCCAAACATTGCGCTTCTCTTCGCCAAGTTTGATGGAAAAAGCCGTCGCATACGCATCAACGGTGTCGCATCCATCCACGATGATGAGGCGTCGCTGTCCAGGCACTACGGGGCCAAGTTTGTGGTCAGGATCGGATGCGAAATCTATCCAAATTGCCCGCGTTACCTTCCCAACCTCGCTGAGGGATTACCGTCCCCGCATGTGCCCCGTGAAGGCCAGGGTGTGCCGCCTCCACCAGAGTGGAAGACACGCGATTACATCCGGCACGGGCTGCCAAAAACCGATCCTCATCGTGTGGATGCTAACGAATGA
- a CDS encoding ABC transporter substrate-binding protein codes for MNKTMKKMSTLASAMLLTTAIGAAPSTAQEETFKVGVVSFLSGPAAGPFGIPARNAAELIIDAANAGTLPAPYNTAGIGGAQISTVVIDENSKQKNADFVKLVEKDGVDAIVGYASSGSCKAIAPEAEKLKTLTVFSICGTPQIFEEIVTEPQYLFRTLSHATMDNVAAARYVVETMGDVSTIGGINQNYAWGQDSWRDFSLSVASLKDSVTETETQFPKIFAGQYGSEISALLNAKPDVVHSSFWGGDLEALIIQGSGRGLFGRSQVVLTSSDTAIPRLGAQIPDGTIIGARGLNGPYAPETELAEWFQKAYFDRFGTEPVSPAYQMAQSILAIKAAADQSNSSDPEVIRGALAGLTFESMSGEVNMSLANGHQAITATAYGTYKFDAASGKGTVENVRTYSAGCVNPPANVGSVDWIKGGFEGAVCE; via the coding sequence ATGAACAAAACAATGAAAAAAATGAGCACATTGGCTTCAGCAATGTTGCTAACCACGGCGATCGGTGCTGCGCCTTCAACTGCCCAGGAAGAAACCTTCAAAGTCGGTGTCGTCTCATTTCTATCTGGTCCGGCAGCCGGCCCGTTCGGCATTCCAGCCAGAAACGCGGCAGAACTCATTATTGATGCTGCAAATGCAGGAACACTTCCGGCGCCTTACAACACAGCTGGCATTGGTGGAGCCCAGATTTCGACCGTCGTGATCGACGAAAACTCAAAGCAAAAGAACGCTGATTTCGTCAAACTTGTCGAAAAAGACGGTGTCGATGCGATCGTCGGCTATGCATCGTCTGGAAGCTGTAAAGCGATTGCACCTGAAGCTGAGAAGCTAAAAACACTCACCGTCTTCTCAATTTGTGGAACGCCGCAAATCTTCGAAGAGATCGTGACAGAACCACAATATCTGTTCCGCACACTCAGCCATGCGACCATGGATAACGTCGCAGCAGCGCGATACGTGGTCGAAACCATGGGTGATGTGAGCACGATTGGTGGTATCAATCAGAACTACGCATGGGGTCAGGACAGCTGGCGCGACTTTTCTTTGTCCGTTGCGTCGCTCAAAGACTCTGTCACAGAAACGGAAACACAATTTCCGAAGATCTTCGCTGGCCAATACGGTTCAGAAATTTCTGCTTTGTTGAACGCCAAACCGGATGTTGTCCATTCTTCCTTCTGGGGCGGTGATCTCGAAGCGCTGATCATCCAAGGGTCCGGTCGTGGTTTGTTCGGGCGCAGCCAAGTGGTGCTGACATCTTCCGATACGGCGATCCCGCGCCTGGGAGCGCAAATTCCAGACGGCACTATCATCGGCGCGCGCGGCCTCAATGGTCCTTACGCACCAGAGACCGAATTGGCTGAATGGTTCCAGAAGGCATATTTTGATCGCTTCGGAACCGAACCTGTGAGCCCGGCCTATCAAATGGCGCAATCCATTTTGGCCATCAAAGCCGCTGCTGATCAGTCAAACTCGTCAGACCCTGAAGTCATTCGCGGTGCCTTGGCTGGCCTGACATTTGAGTCGATGTCTGGAGAAGTGAACATGTCGCTCGCCAATGGTCACCAGGCGATTACCGCCACTGCATACGGCACATATAAGTTCGATGCAGCATCAGGCAAAGGAACGGTCGAGAATGTTCGTACCTACAGCGCTGGCTGTGTGAACCCGCCAGCCAATGTTGGCTCAGTTGATTGGATCAAAGGTGGCTTTGAAGGAGCTGTCTGCGAATAA
- a CDS encoding branched-chain amino acid ABC transporter permease, protein MLTAIAITVDGLGFAAWLFLSSVGLTLIYGVMRILNIAHGGFYALGAYSSAWAIGLYATTGSPIVFSFLLIPLAALIAGLASGLLVERGVLKFMYGRDEVLMVLVTYAIFLILEDATKLIWGTESYVAWQPAFHFGTIDVFDIPYTVYKFIIISVAIIVGIALYFVLNKTRVGKLLLVVIEDREISAALGINVTKFFTVTFVVGAVLGALGGAITAPEISVSPGIGAEIIVLSFAVIVIGGMGSIGGAMIGALIVGFARAASVHLYPPAELFSIYLVMAAVLAVKPYGLFALAESRKI, encoded by the coding sequence ATGCTGACCGCTATAGCGATCACAGTGGACGGCCTCGGGTTCGCCGCATGGCTTTTTTTATCATCAGTGGGGCTGACACTGATTTACGGTGTGATGAGGATCCTCAACATCGCCCATGGCGGGTTTTATGCGCTTGGAGCTTATTCCTCAGCATGGGCCATTGGTCTTTACGCGACAACTGGCTCCCCCATCGTCTTTTCGTTTCTTCTCATTCCGCTTGCCGCGCTCATCGCCGGTTTAGCCTCCGGCCTTCTGGTGGAACGAGGCGTTCTCAAATTCATGTATGGCCGTGATGAAGTGCTGATGGTTCTCGTGACCTACGCGATCTTCCTCATTCTTGAAGACGCCACCAAGCTGATCTGGGGCACAGAATCCTACGTTGCCTGGCAGCCAGCTTTTCATTTCGGAACCATCGATGTCTTCGACATTCCCTACACCGTCTACAAATTTATCATCATATCCGTTGCCATCATCGTCGGTATCGCACTCTATTTCGTGCTTAATAAAACCCGCGTCGGCAAGTTGCTTTTGGTGGTTATTGAGGATCGCGAGATCAGCGCAGCCCTCGGGATTAACGTCACAAAATTCTTCACCGTGACTTTCGTTGTCGGTGCCGTTCTCGGCGCACTTGGTGGTGCCATCACCGCACCTGAAATTTCCGTTTCACCAGGAATTGGTGCTGAGATCATTGTTTTGTCCTTTGCCGTGATCGTCATAGGTGGCATGGGATCAATCGGAGGTGCCATGATCGGCGCTTTGATTGTGGGCTTTGCGCGCGCCGCCTCAGTCCATCTCTATCCGCCCGCAGAGCTCTTTTCGATCTACCTCGTCATGGCGGCTGTTCTCGCCGTGAAGCCCTACGGCCTATTCGCATTGGCAGAAAGCAGAAAGATATGA